Proteins encoded within one genomic window of Ovis aries strain OAR_USU_Benz2616 breed Rambouillet chromosome 1, ARS-UI_Ramb_v3.0, whole genome shotgun sequence:
- the CSF1 gene encoding macrophage colony-stimulating factor 1 isoform X2, giving the protein MTARGAAGRCPPTTWLGRLLLLACLLVSSGATEEVSENCSHMIGNGHLLFLQQLIDSQMETSCQISFEFVDQEQLDDPVCYLKKAFLLVQDIMEDTMRFKDNTPNAKAIVQLQELSLRLKSCFTMDYDEQDKACVRTFHETPLQLLEKIKNVFNETKNLLKKDWNVFSKNCNNSFAKCSSHGHERQHKEASNPQLPGFVFRLLVPSIILVLLAVGGLLFYRRRRRSHREPQMVDSPMEQPEGSLLAQEKDRQEELPV; this is encoded by the exons ACATGGCTGGGCCGTCTGCTGCTGCTGGCCTGTCTCCTGGTGAGCAGTGGTGCTACTGAGGAGGTGTCGGAGAACTGTAGCCACATGATTGGGAACGGACACCTGCTGTTCCTGCAGCAGCTG ATTGACAGTCAGATGGAGACCTCGTGCCAAATTTCCTTCGAGTTTGTAGACCAGGAGCAGTTG GACGATCCCGTGTGCTACCTTAAGAAGGCATTTCTCCTGGTGCAAGACATAATGGAGGATACCATGCGCTTCAAAGACAACACCCCCAATGCCAAAGCCATTGTCCAGCTCCAGGAACTCTCTCTGAGGCTGAAGAGCTGCTTCACCATGGACTATGATGAGCAGGACAAG GCTTGTGTCCGAACATTCCATGAGACGCCTCTCCAGTTGCTGGAGAAGATCAAGAATGTctttaatgaaacaaaaaatctCCTTAAAAAGGACTGGAACGTTTTCAGCAAGAACTGCAACAACAGCTTTGCTAAATGCTCCAGCCATG GCCATGAGAGGCAGCACAAGGAAGCCTCCAACCCCCAGCTCCCTGGTTTTGTCTTCCGCCTGCTGGTGCCCAGTATCATCCTGGTCTTGCTGGCCGTCGGCGGGCTCCTGTTCtacaggcggcggcggcgg AGCCATCGAGAGCCACAGATGGTGGATTCTCCCATGGAGCAACCAGAGGGCAG CCTCCTGGCCCAGGAGAAGGACAGACAGGAGGAGCTGCCAGTGTAG
- the CSF1 gene encoding macrophage colony-stimulating factor 1 isoform X1, with the protein MTARGAAGRCPPTTWLGRLLLLACLLVSSGATEEVSENCSHMIGNGHLLFLQQLIDSQMETSCQISFEFVDQEQLDDPVCYLKKAFLLVQDIMEDTMRFKDNTPNAKAIVQLQELSLRLKSCFTMDYDEQDKACVRTFHETPLQLLEKIKNVFNETKNLLKKDWNVFSKNCNNSFAKCSSHDVVTKPDCNCLYPKATPSSDLASVSPQQSPTPSTAPMAGLTWADSEATDGSSLLPREQALHTVDPGSAKQRPPRSTCQSFESPETPRVEGRPTGDSPQPGPSVGAHVTGMEDILDSLLGANMALEEASGEASEGPIPQGAELSFYSLGGRSVQAEPVSPSHILPASSALSGSGKGLRLADATSTHLPTLGPMRPTEAWSHTPEKTERPSASPRDHQEPGLAKNPALRPQGLSSPSTPSSQPKLPRSHSWGHVLSLGELEGRRSTRDRRSLAELKGEQASEGAARPPARFNSVPLTDTGHERQHKEASNPQLPGFVFRLLVPSIILVLLAVGGLLFYRRRRRSHREPQMVDSPMEQPEGSLLAQEKDRQEELPV; encoded by the exons ACATGGCTGGGCCGTCTGCTGCTGCTGGCCTGTCTCCTGGTGAGCAGTGGTGCTACTGAGGAGGTGTCGGAGAACTGTAGCCACATGATTGGGAACGGACACCTGCTGTTCCTGCAGCAGCTG ATTGACAGTCAGATGGAGACCTCGTGCCAAATTTCCTTCGAGTTTGTAGACCAGGAGCAGTTG GACGATCCCGTGTGCTACCTTAAGAAGGCATTTCTCCTGGTGCAAGACATAATGGAGGATACCATGCGCTTCAAAGACAACACCCCCAATGCCAAAGCCATTGTCCAGCTCCAGGAACTCTCTCTGAGGCTGAAGAGCTGCTTCACCATGGACTATGATGAGCAGGACAAG GCTTGTGTCCGAACATTCCATGAGACGCCTCTCCAGTTGCTGGAGAAGATCAAGAATGTctttaatgaaacaaaaaatctCCTTAAAAAGGACTGGAACGTTTTCAGCAAGAACTGCAACAACAGCTTTGCTAAATGCTCCAGCCATG ATGTGGTGACCAAGCCTGATTGCAACTGCCTGTACCCCAAAGCCACCCCTAGCAGTGACCTGGCCTCTGTCTCCCCTCAGcagtcccccaccccctccacagcCCCTATGGCTGGCTTGACCTGGGCTGACTCTGAGGCAACAGACGGCAGCTCCCTCTTGCCCAGAGAGCAGGCCCTTCACACAGTGGACCCGGGCAGTGCCAAGCAGCGACCACCCAGGAGCACCTGCCAGAGCTTTGAGTCGCCAGAGACCCCACGCGTTGAGGGCCGTCCCACTGGAGATTCTCCTCAGCCTGGCCCTTCGGTTGGAGCCCATGTCACTGGGATGGAAGACATTCTTGACTCTCTGCTGGGTGCTAACATGGCCCTGGAAGAGGCCTCTGGAGAGGCTAGTGAGGGTCCTATACCCCAAGGGGCAGAGCTTTCCTTCTACAGTCTGGGAGGACGCAGCGTCCAGGCAGAGCCTGTCAGCCCCAGTCACATCCTCCCAGCGTCTTCAGCACTCTCTGGATCAGGAAAGGGGCTGCGGCTTGCGGATGCAACTAGCACACACCTGCCCACACTGGGCCCCATGAGACCCACTGAGGCCTGGAGTCACACACCTGAGAAGACAGAACGTCCCTCTGCCTCGCCCAGAGACCACCAGGAGCCAGGCTTGGCCAAGAATCCAGCACTGCGCCCACAAGGCCTCAGCAGTCCCTCCACCCCCTCTTCTCAGCCAAAGCTCCCCAGAAGCCATTCCTGGGGCCACGTGCTGTCCCTTGGGGagctggaaggcaggaggagcaccAGGGACCGGAGGAGTCTCGCAGAGCTGAAAGGAGAACAAGCAAGTGAGGGGGCGGCCAGGCCCCCGGCCCGTTTTAACTCCGTTCCTTTGACTGACACAGGCCATGAGAGGCAGCACAAGGAAGCCTCCAACCCCCAGCTCCCTGGTTTTGTCTTCCGCCTGCTGGTGCCCAGTATCATCCTGGTCTTGCTGGCCGTCGGCGGGCTCCTGTTCtacaggcggcggcggcgg AGCCATCGAGAGCCACAGATGGTGGATTCTCCCATGGAGCAACCAGAGGGCAG CCTCCTGGCCCAGGAGAAGGACAGACAGGAGGAGCTGCCAGTGTAG